In a genomic window of Flavobacteriales bacterium:
- a CDS encoding choice-of-anchor J domain-containing protein: MIRNIAIALSAAALLILAGCEKELDSPPVRTLPVGQVMTVAQLRALYTGTQRTFTGDSSVYAVVTADEESGNLYKNVYVQDHTGAIVLRLINSGGLYQGDSIRIYLPGTILGAYNGLLQLDNVDVDNNVVKQAAGVEKQPELVTLAQITPAMQARLVKIEGVEFIVSEACNGLTYADAAGQETLNRTLTDCSGTVLVRNSGYANFAGQQLPSGNGSIIAVVGQFNDEMQLFIRKVSEVQMTGTRCAPCPVPCAPAANLAQDFATAVTNVDFATDCWYNQAQVGSRFWRGYSVSGNMAVQATAFGSSNASDVSWLVSAPVNYQPGMLLSFRSQRGFGVASHDPFALFVSTNYTGLNLATANWTQVTGFPYANTSTADQVWVDSGPIDLSTVLPGGFSGPFVVGFRYTGSGTGGETTNFRIDDVAIQ, from the coding sequence ATGATCCGCAATATCGCCATCGCCCTCTCCGCCGCCGCGCTCCTGATCCTCGCGGGCTGCGAGAAGGAACTCGACTCACCGCCCGTGCGCACGCTGCCCGTTGGGCAGGTGATGACCGTGGCTCAATTGCGCGCCCTCTACACCGGAACGCAGCGCACCTTCACCGGCGACAGCAGCGTGTACGCCGTGGTGACCGCTGATGAAGAGAGCGGCAACCTCTACAAGAACGTTTACGTGCAGGACCACACCGGCGCCATCGTGCTGCGCTTGATCAACAGCGGGGGGCTCTATCAGGGCGATAGCATCCGCATCTACCTGCCGGGCACCATCCTCGGCGCCTACAATGGACTGTTGCAGCTGGACAACGTGGACGTTGACAACAATGTGGTGAAGCAAGCCGCCGGAGTGGAGAAGCAGCCAGAGCTCGTCACCCTTGCGCAGATCACGCCGGCGATGCAAGCCCGTCTGGTGAAGATCGAAGGCGTTGAGTTCATCGTGAGCGAGGCGTGCAACGGCCTGACCTACGCGGACGCTGCCGGTCAGGAGACCCTGAACCGTACGCTCACGGATTGCTCCGGAACAGTGCTGGTGCGCAACAGTGGCTATGCCAACTTCGCCGGACAGCAGCTGCCCAGCGGCAACGGAAGCATCATCGCCGTGGTTGGCCAGTTCAATGACGAGATGCAGCTCTTCATCCGGAAGGTGAGTGAGGTTCAGATGACCGGAACCCGTTGCGCGCCATGCCCGGTGCCGTGCGCTCCTGCTGCCAACCTCGCCCAGGATTTCGCCACCGCGGTGACCAATGTCGACTTCGCAACGGACTGCTGGTACAACCAGGCTCAGGTGGGCAGCCGGTTCTGGCGAGGGTACAGCGTGAGCGGCAACATGGCTGTGCAAGCCACGGCCTTCGGGAGCAGCAACGCCAGCGATGTTTCGTGGCTGGTATCCGCACCTGTGAACTACCAGCCCGGCATGCTGCTGAGCTTCCGCAGCCAACGCGGATTCGGCGTTGCCTCGCACGACCCCTTCGCGCTTTTCGTTAGCACCAACTACACGGGCCTCAACCTCGCGACCGCCAATTGGACGCAGGTCACCGGCTTCCCGTATGCCAATACCTCAACGGCGGATCAGGTATGGGTCGATAGCGGCCCCATCGACCTGAGCACGGTTCTGCCCGGCGGGTTCTCAGGGCCTTTCGTGGTCGGCTTCCGCTACACGGGCAGCGGCACAGGAGGTGAAACCACCAACTTCCGCATCGACGACGTTGCGATCCAATGA
- a CDS encoding carbohydrate binding domain-containing protein, whose translation MRHITLLAFTALFSFAAHSQVIFTSGFEDWNAGLPTDWYGSKSNIIQTDVVQVTANVHGGASAVQLIKEGTGHQRFTTQVLAVTANQEYEVRFWVRGEGQIRLGLYDGRPTGSGYAPYTSYTTSTGNTWQEVVLNVIAAVDAGNAEFILSVQSTVAPEHLVVDDVTITALAIVAPTPATIVEIQETTAPDGASPMNGITVLTQGIVSALLGNGFYLQDGTGPWTGLFVFGTPGALAIGDSVAVSGTVTEFNGQTQLASVLNLVTLTSGNALAPTLISTLDGNTEPYESVFVKVEAANCTVSGAFGQFTVDDGSGPVLVDDVIYAYPFVVGQFYDIAGVLQYAFSEWRILPRFVDDVEVVTGVGELSRSTVAIGPNPANDMVRVAADDARAAYALCDAMGRTVQQGNLMNGALMVDALPTGTYTLSVADGALLRQAKLVVQR comes from the coding sequence ATGAGACACATTACCCTTCTCGCGTTCACGGCGCTGTTCTCGTTCGCGGCGCACAGCCAAGTGATCTTCACCAGCGGATTCGAGGACTGGAACGCCGGGCTGCCCACCGATTGGTACGGCAGCAAGAGCAACATCATCCAGACCGATGTAGTGCAAGTGACCGCTAACGTGCACGGAGGCGCGAGCGCCGTGCAGCTCATCAAGGAAGGCACCGGCCACCAGCGCTTCACCACGCAGGTGCTGGCGGTCACGGCGAACCAGGAATACGAAGTGCGCTTCTGGGTGCGGGGAGAAGGCCAGATCCGGTTGGGCCTGTATGATGGCCGGCCCACCGGCAGCGGCTATGCGCCTTACACATCGTACACCACCTCCACCGGGAACACCTGGCAGGAGGTCGTGCTGAATGTGATCGCGGCTGTTGATGCCGGCAATGCCGAGTTCATCCTCAGCGTGCAGAGCACCGTGGCGCCCGAGCACTTGGTGGTGGATGATGTGACGATCACCGCCTTGGCGATCGTTGCCCCCACGCCCGCTACCATCGTCGAGATCCAAGAGACCACGGCTCCCGATGGAGCTTCGCCCATGAACGGCATCACCGTGCTCACGCAGGGTATCGTGAGCGCCTTGCTCGGCAATGGCTTCTACCTGCAGGATGGCACTGGCCCATGGACCGGACTCTTCGTGTTTGGCACTCCGGGCGCGCTGGCCATCGGCGATTCAGTTGCGGTATCCGGAACGGTCACGGAGTTCAACGGGCAGACGCAGCTCGCTTCGGTGCTGAACCTGGTGACGCTCACCAGCGGCAATGCGCTCGCTCCGACCCTGATAAGCACCCTCGATGGCAACACGGAACCCTACGAGAGCGTGTTCGTGAAAGTGGAAGCCGCGAACTGCACGGTGTCCGGCGCCTTCGGGCAGTTCACCGTTGACGACGGCAGCGGTCCGGTGCTGGTGGATGACGTGATCTACGCTTATCCCTTCGTTGTGGGGCAGTTCTACGATATCGCCGGGGTGCTCCAATACGCCTTCAGCGAGTGGCGGATCCTGCCGCGTTTCGTGGACGATGTGGAAGTGGTGACGGGCGTCGGCGAACTGAGCCGTTCAACAGTGGCCATCGGGCCCAACCCCGCCAACGATATGGTGCGCGTGGCCGCTGATGATGCACGCGCCGCTTATGCTTTGTGCGATGCGATGGGCCGTACCGTGCAGCAGGGCAATCTGATGAATGGCGCGCTCATGGTGGATGCTTTGCCTACGGGCACCTACACGCTGAGCGTTGCCGATGGTGCGCTTCTTCGCCAGGCTAAGCTGGTGGTGCAGCGCTGA